The Poriferisphaera corsica DNA segment GTTAGTAATTGTTTCGCGTACTCAAGCAGTGTAGGGCCAAGCTTTGCATCAGGATCAGCTAAAAGATCGAGCTGCTCTTTGGTGAGAATTTCATCATACTGCGGGTAAAGGCGGTGATCGATTTCGCCTGCTGCGTGGTGAAATCCAGCTTGATGTTGGCCGTCAAGATGGATTGAAGAGCCGTAGCCTGCAAATGAAAATCCAGCACCCTTTTTAATGATACTAATCATAAGATAGATGAAAGAGTGCAGGTCACGTGCCGAGCCTGCGGTTTTTTCTGCAATCGCAGCGGCATCTGCGTCGTGCAGGATAGAGATTGGCGTATCCGCAAACTCACGCTGTAATTTGTGCTTGAGTGGGTAGTCTGTGAGCTTCAGATCTGAGGATGTGCAGATGACGCCAGTTTCAGGTTGAACAATGCCTGGGACGCCAATACCCATACCGAGAAATTGTCCTGGAGGCGCATCAAACTCAGCGAGGAACAGATTGATTGTTTGTCGCAACTGTTGAGCGAGATTATCGAAATCATTGGGGATCGCGATTGATTTCTTTGCGAGTTGGTTGCCTGCCGCATCGTAGTAGATGATCGAGACATTACCCGAAAAAATGGAGATGCCTGCGCACCAGCCTAATTTGGGGTTGATTTCAAGGAGTACTTGTTTTTGCCCGACTGTTTTTGATTCTCTCTTGCCGGTGGAAATGAGAATATTTTTTTCGAGAAGCTCTCTAACAATATACGACAACGTGGAATTCTGGAGGCCGATCATCTGTGCAAGCTGCCGTCTGGACAGCTGGTTGTGGTGTTGGAGTAGCTTGATGGCAAGCGCACGATTGTGTGCTGCTGCGAGTTGCTGATTTGCTTTTGTGATCTTAGCCATGAGCGGATTACATTGTTGTTATTGCGAATTTAAGTAGTCCTGGATGAACTAGTGAATCGCATTGTTGTAGGGTTGTCAAATATCATCAGCCCGGAGGTAA contains these protein-coding regions:
- a CDS encoding ROK family transcriptional regulator, translating into MAKITKANQQLAAAHNRALAIKLLQHHNQLSRRQLAQMIGLQNSTLSYIVRELLEKNILISTGKRESKTVGQKQVLLEINPKLGWCAGISIFSGNVSIIYYDAAGNQLAKKSIAIPNDFDNLAQQLRQTINLFLAEFDAPPGQFLGMGIGVPGIVQPETGVICTSSDLKLTDYPLKHKLQREFADTPISILHDADAAAIAEKTAGSARDLHSFIYLMISIIKKGAGFSFAGYGSSIHLDGQHQAGFHHAAGEIDHRLYPQYDEILTKEQLDLLADPDAKLGPTLLEYAKQLLTSLAIITNLLDPQAYVLGTNFPLKNRQFLAYLYDNLPNQLIQFPDRSIQIHYAKLGEEAVCHGAALAALEQALIKRAAEDFTNNDNPITQLII